GGGATCTGCGATCACGCCTACATCATCAATGCCGGGCACGTGCTCGCCTCTGGACGCCCGGACGAAATCGTCGATAATGAAAGCGTGCGCAAAGTTTATCTCGGCGAGCATTTCCGCCTCTGACGCACCCAGGCCCGGAAACCCGCAGCAACAATGAAGCCCGCCCTCCAGCTCAAACTCTCCCAGCATCTGGCGCTGACGCCGCAACTGCAACAGTCGATCAAACTGCTGCAGCTGTCGACCATCGAGATGCAACAGGAGATTGAGCGTTACCTGCTTGAGAACCCGCTGCTCGAGCGCGACGATGACGTGCCGGAGTCCTTTGCCTCGGCCCAGTCCTTCGACAGCCCCTACCAGCAGGAGGCGAGCCAGTCTGAGACTGCTTCCGAACCGGCTGCGCAGGGCGATGATCGCGATAGCGAGCCCCCGATCACTCCGGCCGATGTCGACGATGACCGCTGGGCCAGCGATGCCGGTACCTATAGCGGTGCCGGGCGTGACGAGGACGACGACAGCGACGCCCAGGATATCCACGCGGCAACGACCAGCCTGCGCGATCATCTCGGCTGGCAGTTGGGGATGACCCAGTTGTCGGAGCGCGACCGCTCGCTGGTCCGTTTCCTGATCGAGGCCCTCGACGACGACGGCTATCTATCAACGCCGCTGGTCGAATTGTGGGAAACCCTGCCGCCGGAATACGAAATCGAGCTCGAAGAACTCGAAATCGCGCTCAAGCACATCCAGAATTTTGACCCGACCGGGATTGGCGCCCGTTCGCCGCAGGAGTGCCTGGCTTTGCAGTTGCGGGCTTTGCCCGTCAGCCGGGAGGGCGAGTTGGCACTGCGGATCGTCGAGCAGCATCTGGAACTGCTGGCCGCCCGTGATTTTGCCAAGCTCAAGCGCCTGACTTCCTCCGACGATGCCGCCCTGAAGGCTGCGCACGCGCTGATCGTCAGCCTGAATCCACGACCCGGTGCGCATTTTGCAGCGCACGATGCGCGCTACATTACGCCCGACGTGATCGTCAAAAAGCTCAAGGGCAAGTGGACGGCTTACATCAACCCCGATGCCTATCCGCGCTTGCGCGTCAATCGTCTCTATGCCGAAATCCTGGCCCAGCAGCGGCGTGGCAATGGCAACCTGACGGGCCAGTTGCAGGAAGCCCGCTGGCTGATCAAGAACGTGCAGCAGCGTTTCGACACCATCCTGCGGGTGTCGCAGGCGATCGTCGAGCGCCAGAAGCAGTTCTTTGAACACGGCGAGGTCGCAATGCGCCCGCTGGTTCTGCGCGAAATCGCCGATATTCTCGATTTGCACGAGTCGACCGTGTCACGCGTCACCAGCCAGAAGTTCATGGCCACCCCGCGCGGCATCTTCGAACTCAAATATTTCTTCGGCAGTCATGTGTCCACCGATACCGGTGGCGCTTGCTCTGCAACTGCCATCCGGGCACTGATCAAGCAATTGATTGGGGCCGAGGATGGCAAAAAGCCCTTGTCGGATAGTCAAATATCCGAAATACTAGGCCAGCAGGGAATCGTTGTAGCCCGACGGACGGTAGCGAAGTACCGTGAGTCGCTCAACATCCCGCCGGTCAATTTACGCAAGACCCTGTAGAGAGAGGAGAAAACATGAATCTGCAGATCAGTGGTCACCACATCGAAGTTACGCCGGCTCTGCGCGAATACGTCGAGAACAAGCTGGACCCCGTGGTTCGTCACTTTGACAAGGTGACGGGCGTGAACGTCGTCCTGTCCGTCGAAAAGCTCAAGCAGAAGGCCGAAGTGACCATGCATGTTCCGGGTAAGGATCTGCATGTCGAAGAAGCCGGCGACGACCTGTACGCCGCCATCGACGCCCTGTTTGACAAGCTGGATCGTCAGGTCCAGAAGCACAAGCAGAAGCTGCAGGATCACCATCGCGGCGAAAAGCCCACCCTGCAAGCTGCCGAATAAGCACTGCCCGGCCGTGCTTCCTTGGGGAGTACGGCCTTTGCTTTATCTTTTCCTATGAATCCCCTGAACACTATCCTGTCTGCCGACCGCGTTGTCCTCGACCTTGAGGCCACCAGCAAAAAGCGGGTCTTCGAGCAGGCGGGCCAGCTTTTCGAAGCGCAACTGGGCATTGCCCGGGCCCAGATTTTCGACAGCCTGTTTGCCCGTGAAAAGCTGGGCTCCACTGGCATCGGCCAGGGCATTGCCATCCCGCACGGCCGGATCAAGGGCCTCAAGCAGGCGGCTGGAGCCTTTTTTCGTCTTGGCACGCCGGTGCCGTTTGATTCGCCCGACGGTCGTCCGGTCAATCTCCTGTTTGTCCTTCTGGTGCCCGAACAGGCCACCGAGGCGCATCTGCAGATTCTTTCCGAACTGGCGCAGCGTTTTGCCGAACGCAGCTTCCGCGATTCACTGAACAGCGCCGAAGACGCCGCTGCCGTGCTGCAGCTTTTCACCGCCTGAGGCCTGCGTGCGCCACATCAGCCTGGTTCAGTTGTACAAGGATAACCGTGAGAAGCTGATGCTCTCCTGGTTGCTGGGTGAGGACAACGATCGCCGGATCGAGATCAAGGAATCGAATAACTACGGCGCCGATGTGGTCGGGCACATCAACATCATTCACCCCGAACGCCTGCAGGTGATGGGGAAAGCCGAATATGACTGGGCTTACCGGATTGGCGAGCGCCGGTTCGGGCAGATGCTCAACGATCTGCTGGCAGCGCAGCCGCCGGCGGTGATTGTTGCCGATGGCCTGAGTCCGCCGGAGATGCTGACCGAGGGTTGTACCCGGACCAACACCCCGCTGCTGTTGACCCCCAAGCATTGCTCCGGGGTGATTGACCTGCTGCGCATCTACCTGTCGGCCCGGCTGGCCGATACGGTCAGTCTGCACGGCGTGTTCATGGACGTGTTCGGCATGGGCGTCCTGATTACCGGCGATTCCGGGGTCGGCAAATCCGAGTTGGCGCTTGAATTGATTTCCCGCGGCCACGGCCTAGTTGCCGACGATGTGGTCGAAATGGGGCGGATTGCGCCGACTACCATTGAGGGCCGCTGTCCCGGCATGTTGCGCGACTTTCTTGAAGTGCGCGGCCTTGGCCTGTTGAATATCCGCACCATCTTCGGCGAGACCGCTTCGCGCCGCAAGATGAAGCTGAAGCTGATTGTCCATTTGCAGAAAACCGCCAATCAGGGTGATGCGCCGCGCTTGCCACTGGATGCGCAAACCCAGGAAGTACTGGGCATTCCGATCCGCAAGGTGGTGATTCCGGTGGCGGCCGGCCGTAACCTGGCGGTGCTGCTTGAGGCGGCAGTGCGTAACACCATCCTGCAATTGCGCGGGATCGACAGCATGCAGGATTTCATGGAACGTCAGCAGCGGATGATGCTTGACGAGGATGCCTGAAAGCCCGATAGTCGGCCCGCGTGTCTATCCATTTGCGATCTTTTTCCGGGAGACCTTGATGAAAAAATCCGTATGCCTGTTGCTGCTTGCCTTTGCTGCCGGTTCTGCGCTGGCGGTCGATGATTGCGAGTCTCGTGCCGCCGAGAAAAAATTGGCCGGCGCAGCCAAAACCAGCTTCTTGAAAAAATGCCAGGCCGACGTCAAGGCCACGCCGGAGTTCGCCGCTTGCGATCAGAAAGCCGGTGAGAAGAAGTTGGCCGGCGCCGCCCGCAGCAGCTTCATGAAGAAATGCGTGCATGATGCCCAGGGCGCTGCCGCCAAGTAAGCCCGCTGTAATCGGTTTTTGAAAAAAGCCCCGGTGGCCAAACAGGCTGCCGGGGCTTTTGCTTGTCCGGAACGGCGGGCGGCTTGCGCGTTCAGTTGGGGCCGTTGGCGGCGGCAAGCGCCGTTGTCAGCGCCGCTGCGAGTGCATCATCGCTTACCTGCGGGCGAACCGCGTTCGGCGTACGCTGCGGCTGGCCCCACACCGGCTCGGGGAAGTGGCGGTCATCCTGCCAGCGGGGAATCACGTGCCAGTGCACATGCGGCACCATGTTGCCGAAGCTGGCAAGGTTGATCTTGTCTGGCGTAAACAGTTCGCGCACCACGCGCTCAACGGCAAACACCGTCTGCATCAGTTGTTGTTGCTGCGTCGGGTCCAGATCGCTCATCTCGCGGACATGCGCCTGCCAGACCACGCGGCAGAAGCCGGGGTAGTCGGGGTCGTTGACGCGGATCACCCGCAGTTGGCTGTTGCGCCACAACAGCGTGCCGCCGTCTTCACGACAGAGCGGGCAGTTTTCGGGGTGGTTCGGGGTGGAGGGGCTCATTGCATACTCCAGAAAGGCCGTGGACAGGCTGAAGGCAGCCTGTCCACGGTCGACGCCAGTCAATGGCGAAAATTACAGCAGCACGCGCTCGATGCCGCCCTGGTTGGCCTTGCCGACATAATCGGCCATCCAGTTGTCGCCGAGCAGATGCTTGGCCATTTCGACCACGATGTAGTCGGCCTGGGTGCCGGCATCGTCGTCATAACGGCTCAGCCCCTGCAAGCAGGCCGGGCAGGAGGTCAGAATCTTGACTTCGCCGGAGAAACCGTCGGCACGCAGCTTCTCGGCACCCTTCTCGATTTCCTGCTGCTTGCGGAATTTCACCTGCGTGGCGATATCCGGACGCGAGTAGGCGAAGGAGCCCGAGTCACCGCAGCAGCGGTCGTTGAGCGGCACCTCCTGGCCCATCAGCGCCTTGGTCACCGCCAGCGGGTTGTAGGCCTTCATCGGCGTGTGGCAAGGGTCGTGGTACATGTAGCGGGTGCCGCTGACGCCGTCGAGCTTGACACCCTTCTCCATCAGGTACTCGTG
This genomic window from Dechloromonas sp. ZY10 contains:
- a CDS encoding RNA polymerase factor sigma-54, which produces MKPALQLKLSQHLALTPQLQQSIKLLQLSTIEMQQEIERYLLENPLLERDDDVPESFASAQSFDSPYQQEASQSETASEPAAQGDDRDSEPPITPADVDDDRWASDAGTYSGAGRDEDDDSDAQDIHAATTSLRDHLGWQLGMTQLSERDRSLVRFLIEALDDDGYLSTPLVELWETLPPEYEIELEELEIALKHIQNFDPTGIGARSPQECLALQLRALPVSREGELALRIVEQHLELLAARDFAKLKRLTSSDDAALKAAHALIVSLNPRPGAHFAAHDARYITPDVIVKKLKGKWTAYINPDAYPRLRVNRLYAEILAQQRRGNGNLTGQLQEARWLIKNVQQRFDTILRVSQAIVERQKQFFEHGEVAMRPLVLREIADILDLHESTVSRVTSQKFMATPRGIFELKYFFGSHVSTDTGGACSATAIRALIKQLIGAEDGKKPLSDSQISEILGQQGIVVARRTVAKYRESLNIPPVNLRKTL
- the hpf gene encoding ribosome hibernation-promoting factor, HPF/YfiA family, whose translation is MNLQISGHHIEVTPALREYVENKLDPVVRHFDKVTGVNVVLSVEKLKQKAEVTMHVPGKDLHVEEAGDDLYAAIDALFDKLDRQVQKHKQKLQDHHRGEKPTLQAAE
- the ptsN gene encoding PTS IIA-like nitrogen regulatory protein PtsN yields the protein MNPLNTILSADRVVLDLEATSKKRVFEQAGQLFEAQLGIARAQIFDSLFAREKLGSTGIGQGIAIPHGRIKGLKQAAGAFFRLGTPVPFDSPDGRPVNLLFVLLVPEQATEAHLQILSELAQRFAERSFRDSLNSAEDAAAVLQLFTA
- the hprK gene encoding HPr(Ser) kinase/phosphatase; its protein translation is MRHISLVQLYKDNREKLMLSWLLGEDNDRRIEIKESNNYGADVVGHINIIHPERLQVMGKAEYDWAYRIGERRFGQMLNDLLAAQPPAVIVADGLSPPEMLTEGCTRTNTPLLLTPKHCSGVIDLLRIYLSARLADTVSLHGVFMDVFGMGVLITGDSGVGKSELALELISRGHGLVADDVVEMGRIAPTTIEGRCPGMLRDFLEVRGLGLLNIRTIFGETASRRKMKLKLIVHLQKTANQGDAPRLPLDAQTQEVLGIPIRKVVIPVAAGRNLAVLLEAAVRNTILQLRGIDSMQDFMERQQRMMLDEDA
- a CDS encoding PsiF family protein; this encodes MKKSVCLLLLAFAAGSALAVDDCESRAAEKKLAGAAKTSFLKKCQADVKATPEFAACDQKAGEKKLAGAARSSFMKKCVHDAQGAAAK
- a CDS encoding HIT family protein; translation: MSPSTPNHPENCPLCREDGGTLLWRNSQLRVIRVNDPDYPGFCRVVWQAHVREMSDLDPTQQQQLMQTVFAVERVVRELFTPDKINLASFGNMVPHVHWHVIPRWQDDRHFPEPVWGQPQRTPNAVRPQVSDDALAAALTTALAAANGPN